The genomic DNA TGTATTGTCCCAGGTCCACTCCTTGTGAGACAAGGTTAGAGTCTAAAGATGTATTGTCCCAGGTCCACTCCTTGTGAGACAAGGTTAGAGTCTAAAGATGTATTGTCCCAGGTCCACTCCTTGTGAGACAAGGTTAGAGTCTAAAGATGTATTGTCCCAGGTCCACTCCTTGTGAGACAAGGTTGGAGTCTAAAGATGTATTGTCCCAGGTCCACTCCTTGTGAGACAAGGTTGGAGTCTAAAGATGTATTGTCCCAGGTCCACTCCTTGTGAGACAAGGTTGGAGTCTAAAGATGTATTGTCCCAGGTCCACTCCTTGTGAGACAAGGTTGGAGTCTAAAGATGTATTGTCCCAGGTCCACTCCTTGTGAGACAAGGTTGGAGTCTAAAGATGTATTGTCCCAGGTCCACTCCTTGTGAGACAAGGTTGGAGTCTAAAGATGTATTGTCCCAGGTCCACTCCTTGTGAGACAAGGTTGGAGTCTAAAGATGTATTGTCCCAGGTCCACTCCTTGTGAGACAAGGTTGGAGTCTAAAGATGTATTGTCCCAGGTCCACTCCTTGTGAGACAAGGTTGGAGTCTAAAGATGTATTGTCCCAGGTCCACTCCTTGTGAGACAAGGTTGGAGTCTAAAGATGTATTGTCCCAGGTCCACTCCTTGTGAGACAAGGTTGGAGTCTAAAGATGTATTGTCCCAGGTCCACTCCTTGTGAGACAAGGTTGGAGTCTAAAGATGTATTGTCCCAGGTCCACTCCTTGTGAGACAAGGTTGGAGTCTAAAGATGTATTGTCCCAGGTCCACTCCTTGTGAGACAAGGTTGGAGTCTAAAGATGTATTGTCCCAGGTCCACTCCTTGTGAGACAAGGTTGGAGTCTAAACTTGTTGTACTTGTGAAGCTAATAATGGTCTCATCAGAGGACAATTAGTAATCCTACCAGTCGGCGGATCTCCCTCTCACAGTCCCTCTTGGTTCTGTTCAGCTCCTCCTGGTGTTGGTGATGCAGCGATCGGAGCTCGGCTACTCTGGCCTGACAAGCTTGGTGAGCTAATCCCAGCGCTTCCTCCGCGCTCCTCTTGGCTCCACGCTGCTCCTGAACTTCCTGCTGGAGGCGACAACGTTCTGCCTCCCAACTCCTTCTTGTCTCCTCCACCTCCATCAGCAGGGCACTCCTtacctgtatatacacacacacacacatatacacacacatatatatatatatatatacatatacacacacatttatatattatatatatatatatatacatacacaaacacatatacacacacacacatacatatatatatatatatatatatatatatatatatacacacacacacacacacatttatatattatatatatatatataaatgtatatatacatactgtatatatatacatatagatatatacactcacacacatttatatattatatatatatatatatatatatatatatacatatagagcacagagtgggtgggtacaagcaggcgtagggtgtggtgattggcacacacacacacacacatttctatgtgtgtgagttcggtagaattctgcagaATTCTACCGTGTCAGCAAACActtttggaacctcaaagacaataatgttgaatattcaataacatggcaaattcttgcatccagcacaccttacaacagtggtaataaaagatgcaacttatgcttaaaagagaaactgtttattatatatcatccagatctatcatccctcaacaagcgcagtgaaatcatttcaacatgccaccacaggcggaaacacctcctaggtaacacatgagccaatcaccacaccctacacctgcctgtacccacccactctgtgctctatataaaccattgtatgtgaatcaTTCCATTAAaacctcctgatgattgagggaacccctcatgaaacacttctgtagagatgaagtagtcttgggatttttcccacacctacatattgcgctctaccacggtatcgagcactattctccggataatccaatcaagacatacatatacatatatatatacatacacaaacacatatacacacacacacatatatatatatatatatatatatatacacacacgtatatatacatacacacacatatatatatatacataaacacacatgtatatatatatacacacacacacacatttatatattatatatatatatataaaagtatatatacacactgtatatatatacatatagatatatagacacacacacatttctatattatatatatatatgtatatatatacatatatatatatgcatacacaaacacatatatatacacacacatatatatatatatatatatatatatatacataaacacacatgtatatatatatacacacacacacacatttatatattatatatatatataaaagtatatatacacactgtatatatatacatatagatatatacacacacacacatttctatattatatatatatacatacacgtatatatgcacacacacacacatttatacatacacacacatataaacatatatgtatatatatatatatatatatagatatatatatatatatatatacatacacacacacacacacacatataaacataattacatatataaccctaaccctaaccctaacttttctttttctcctatgtcccactgtgtatcggctggggacatctctgcgctgctgatccgcctccgcttgggatggtttcctgctggctccgctgtgaacgggactctcgctgctgtgtcttggatccgctttggactggactctcgcgactgtgttggatccattatggattgaactttcacagtatcatgttagacccgctcgacatccgttgctttcctcctctccaaggttctcatagtcattattgtcacagacgtcccactggatcattattgtcaccgatgtcccactgggtgtgagttttccttgcccttatgtgggcctaccgaggatgtcgtggtagtttgtgcagccctttgagacactagtgatttagggctatataagtaaacattgattgattgatttatatatatatatatatatatatatacacatatacatatatctatatatatatatatttatacaaacacatgcacacacacacacacacacacacagacacagacacagacacacacgcgcgcacacacagagacacacacccacacacacacacacacacacacacacacacacacacacacacactgagacacacagagacacagacacacacgcgcgcacacacacacacagagacacacacacacacagagacacacacacacacacacacacacacacagacacacacacacacacacacacacacacacagagacacacacacacacacacacacacacacacacacacacacacacacacacacacacagacagacagacaggtctTGGATCACCTTATCCACAGAGCCGTCCCTGAGCGTCAGGACTAAACCATTCAGCCGATGAATTTCTCCATCCTTGATTTTGATAACTCTCATCAGCTCCATCTCGTGTTGCCGTAGTAACGTCTCCCTGGTAACAGCTAATTCTTTTTGCTTCTCCTCATGCAGTTTAGTCTTCAGCTCCGTCATTGCTACGCTGGCCCGGTGATGCTCGCTCCTTAGTTCCTGGCTCTTGTCTCTTTCCAGACGGCTTACCTGACATCACACACAAAACAAAAGTGCATCAgaaacacacacgcactcacacacacacacgcacacacacacacacacacacacacacacacacacacacacacacacacacacacacacacacacacacacacacacacacacacacacacacacacacacacacacacacacacacacacacacacgcacacacagagagAGTTCTTCACCTTGTTCTTCTCCTGCTGAAGTTCCACCTGGATGTTGTTGAGTTTGGCTCTCAGCTCGTCATTGACAGCTTGAACCGTTGCCATGGTGTCCGGCCtttcccccctccccctcccccgccCCCCTGCAGCTCCTTTAGACATGTGTGACTTTTACTCCTCAGTCCCAGATCACGTCCTGTTTACCTGAGGaccacaaacacaaatatttcactTTTCATCACCTGAACCAGACTAAACCACATGTCCCATGGACTTGTCTGAGAACGCACTAGGACCACATGTCccatggacctgctctcaaatACACTAAGACCACATGTCCCATGGACTTGTCTGTTTGAGAACAGACTAGGACCACATGTCccatggacctgctctcaaacacactaagaccacatgtcccatggacctgctctcaaacagactaagaccacatgtcccatggacctgctctcaaacacactaagaccacatgtcccatggacctgctctcaaacacactaagaccacatgtcccatggacctgctctcaaacacactaggaccacatctcccaggacctgctctcaaacacactaagaccacatctcccaggacctgctctcaaacacactaagaccacatctcccaggacctgctctcaaacacactaagaccacatctcccaggacctgctctcaaacacactaagaccacatgtcccatggacctgctctcaaacagactaagaccacatctcccaggacctgctctcaaacacactaagaccacatctcccatggacctgctctcaaacacactatgACCACATCTCccatggacctgctctcaaacacactaggaccacatctcccaggacctgctctcaaacagactaagaccacatctccaaggacctgctctcaaacacactaagaccacatctcccaggacctgctctcaaacacactaagaccacatgtcccatggacctgctctcaaacacactaagaccacatctcccaggacctgctctcaaacacactaagaccacatgtcccatggacctgctctcaaacagactaagaccacatgtcccatggacctgctctcaaacacactaggaccacatctcccaggacctgctctcaaacagactaagaccacatctccaaggacctgctctcaaacagactaagaccacatctcccaggacctgctctcaaacacactaagaccacatctccaaggacctgctctcaaacacactaagaccacatctcccaggacctgctctcaaacacactaagaccacatgtcccatggacctgctctcaaacacactaagaccacatgtcccatggacctgctctcaaacacactaggaccacatctcccaggacctgctctcaaacagactaagaccacatctccaaggacctgctctcaaacagactaagaccacatctcccaggacctgctctcaaacacactaagaccacatctccaAGGACCTGCTCTgaaacacactaagaccacatgtcccatggacctgctctcaaacacactaagaccacatctcccaggacctgctctcaaacagactaagaccacatctcccaggacctgctctcaaacagactaagaccacatctcccatggacctgctctcaaacacactaagaccacatgtcccatggacctgctctcaaacacactaagaccacatgtcccatggacctgctctcaaacacactaggaccacatctcccaggacctgctctcaaacagactaagaccacatctccaaggacctgctctcaaacagactaagaccacatctcccaggacctgctctcaaacacactaagaccacatctccaaggacctgctctcaaacacactaagaccacatctcccaggacctgctctcaaacacactaagaccacatctccaaggacctgctctcaaacacactaagaccacatgtcccatggacctgctctcaaacacactaagaccacatgtcccatggacctgctctcaaacagactaagaccacatctcccaggacctgctctcaaacagactaagaccacatctcccaggacctgctctcaaacacactaagaccacatgtcccatggacctgctctcaaacagactaagaccacatctcccatggacctgctctcaaacacactaggaccacatctcccaggacctgctctcaaacagactaagaccacatctcccaggacctgctctcaaacacactaagaccacatctccaaggacctgctctcaaacacactaagaccacatctcccaggacctgctctcaaacacactaagaccacatctccaaggacctgctctcaaacacactaagaccacatgtcccatggacctgctctcaaacacactaagaccacatgtcccatggacctgctctcaaacaaaCTAAGACCACATCTTccatggacctgctctcaaacacactaagaccacatgtcccatggacctgctctcaaacagactaagaccacatctcccaggacctgctctcaaacacactaagaccacatctcccaggacctgctctcaaacacactaagaccacatgtcccatggacctactctcaaacacactaagaccacatctccaaggacctgctctcaaacacactaagaccacatgtcccatggacctgctctcaaacacactaagaccacatgtcccaggacctgctctcaaacacactaagaccacatgtcccatggacctgctctcaaacagactaagaccacatctcccatggacctgctctcaaacacactaagaccacatgtcccatggacctgctctcaaacagactaagaccacatctcccatggacctgctctcaaacacactaagaccacatgtcccatggacctgctctcaaacagactaagaccacatctcccatggacctgctctcaaacacactaagaccacatgtcccatggacctgctctcaaacagactaagaccacatctcccatggacctgctctcaaacacactaagaccacatgtcccatggacctgctctcaaacagactaagaccacatgtcccatggacctgctctcaaacagactaagaccacatctcccaggacctgctctcaaacacactaagaccacatctccaaggacctgctctcaaacacactaagaccacatgtcccatggacctgctctcaaacacactaagaccacatctcccaggacctgctctcaaacagactaagaccacatctcccaggacctgctctcaaacacactaagaccacatgtcccatggacctgctctcaaacagactaagaccacatcccccatggacctgctctcaaacacactaagaccacatgtcccatggacctgctctcaaacacactaagaccacatctcccatggacctgctctcaaacacactaagaccacatgtcccatggacctgctctcaaacagactaagaccacatgtcccatggacctgctctcaaacagactaagaccacatctcccaggacctgctctcaaacacactaagaccacatctccaaggacctgctctcaaacacactaggaccacatgtcccatggacctgctctcaaacacactaagaccacatctcccaggacctgctctcaaacagactaagaccacatctccaaggacctgctctcaaacacactaagaccacatgtcccatggacctgctctcaaacacactaagaccacatgtcccatggacctgctctcaaacagactaagaccacatgtcccatggacctgctctcaaacagactaagaccacatgtcccatggacctgctctcaaacagactaagaccacatgtcccatggacctgctctcaaacagactaagaccacatctcccaggacctgctctcaaacacactaagaccacatgtcccatggacctgctctcaaacacactaagaccacatctcccaggacctgctctcaaacacactaagaccacatctcccaggacctgctctcaaacagactaagaccacatctcccaggacctgctctcaaacacactaagaccacatgtcccatggacctgctctcaaacacactaagaccacatgtcccatggacctgctctcaaacagactaagaccacatctcccaggacctgctctcaaacacactaagaccacatctcccaggacctgctctcaaacagactaagaccacatctcccaggacctgctctcaaacacactaagaccacatctcccaggacctgctctcaaacacactaagaccacatgtcccatggacctgctctcaaacagactaagaccacatctcccatggacctgctctcaaacagactaagaccacatctcccaggacctgctctcaaacacactaagaccacatctcccaggacctgctctcaaacagactaagaccacatctcccaggacctgctctcaaacacactaagaccacatctcccaggacctgctctcaaacacactaagaccacatctcccaggacctgctctcaaacacactaagaccacatctcccatggacctgctctcaaacagactaagaccacatctcccaggacctgctctcaaacacactaagaccacatctcccaggacctgctctcaaacagactaagaccacatctcccaggacctgctctcaaac from Nerophis ophidion isolate RoL-2023_Sa unplaced genomic scaffold, RoL_Noph_v1.0 HiC_scaffold_185, whole genome shotgun sequence includes the following:
- the LOC133547803 gene encoding janus kinase and microtubule-interacting protein 3-like; translation: MATVQAVNDELRAKLNNIQVELQQEKNKVSRLERDKSQELRSEHHRASVAMTELKTKLHEEKQKELAVTRETLLRQHEMELMRVIKIKDGEIHRLNGLVLTLRDGSVDKVRSALLMEVEETRRSWEAERCRLQQEVQEQRGAKRSAEEALGLAHQACQARVAELRSLHHQHQEELNRTKRDCEREIRRLVGLLIVL